A stretch of Monomorium pharaonis isolate MP-MQ-018 chromosome 7, ASM1337386v2, whole genome shotgun sequence DNA encodes these proteins:
- the LOC118646690 gene encoding uncharacterized protein LOC118646690: MLLGFCEDYRRVVINARHELILIRARNDNNSLMGSSELEPTIDIFKIQWRMPHVLLNEIHKLSMLRTLESGRYLSMAFCSWDLYEFPLLQQTTKHSWAIKTATQLEKPRYVIFALQTGRKNIVSEDPSRFDHCKLTNVKLYLNSECYPYDDMNLDFDKNKWAILYDMYARFCKGYYGYEYLEPNLTTSTFLLNGPFVIIDCSRQNESVKSATVDVRIEFKCKENVSTNTTAYCLIIHDRVVQYNQLTNVVCKIT; the protein is encoded by the coding sequence ATGTTGTTGGGGTTTTGCGAGGATTACAGACGCGTGGTGATCAACGCTCGTCacgagttaattttaatacgcgcgcgtaacgATAACAACAGTCTAATGGGAAGTTCGGAGTTGGAACCCACGATTGATATATTCAAGATACAATGGCGCATGCCTCACGTACTGCTGAACGAGATACATAAGTTGTCGATGCTGCGTACTCTGGAGAGCGGACGGTACCTGAGCATGGCTTTTTGTTCGTGGGATCTGTACGAGTTTCCGCTATTGCAGCAAACAACTAAGCATTCGTGGGCCATCAAGACCGCTACTCAGCTCGAGAAGCCACGATATGTTATCTTTGCTCTGCAGACGGGTCGAAAGAACATTGTGTCCGAGGATCCAAGCCGATTCGATCATTGCAAATTGACAAACGTGAAACTGTATCTGAACTCGGAATGTTATCCATACGACGATATGAACttggatttcgataaaaataaatgggcGATTCTGTACGACATGTACGCGCGTTTCTGCAAGGGTTATTATGGATACGAGTATCTCGAGCCAAACCTCACCACTTCAACTTTTCTACTTAACGGTCCATTCGTAATCATCGATTGCTCTCGACAGAACGAATCGGTCAAGAGCGCAACCGTGGACGTGCGCATAGAATTTAAATGCAAAGAGAATGTGTCGACGAATACCACCGCGTACTGCCTCATCATACACGACCGCGTGGTTCAGTACAACCAGTTGACAAACGTTGTGTGCAAAATCACCTAA